A DNA window from Flavobacteriales bacterium contains the following coding sequences:
- a CDS encoding BspA family leucine-rich repeat surface protein: MKNLLTILLVLLGSTAFAQDGTLDTTFDAGTGSLYPPSSTNAVECAELQADGKVIVGGYFSSFNGKAVRHVARLNDDGAVDTTFYASIAGVNTVYDVAIQADGYVIVGGTFSSIEGRSRNGIARLKIDGSLDTLFNPGSGFNGPVRSMAIQSDGKIIVGGAFTSFNGIPVGNIARLNANGSLDAPFVTGTGFGSYIRTITLQADGKIICGGIFTSYNGTAAPKIARLNTDGSFDSSFDVGTGFQSGTGSQITATALQSDGKIIVIGGFSIFNGVNAGSIVRLNTDGSVDASFNVGGIGSAGSNLQIAAIQADDKIIIGGMLSSYNGTPVSRIARLYADGSLDATFDQGTGFNSQTFALCVQPDGKIIAAGSFSSYNGVSKNAVVRLNVENSFVTRWDLSIGGAATDLSFFATTSGTVSYFWEELSPGNATGSGTFSGDATISGLPSGSIIRLSIAPANLNSFSLNNLASHRNRLVDVEQWGDMQWTSAQSAFYGCANLQISATDVPDLSAVTDMSQMFRGCTILNGPANISTWNTASVTTMRGLFYSAAAFNQPIGSWNMASVTDLYEMFRSATAFNQAIGTWNTVSAETMTRMFWGATSFNQPIGTWTTTNVTDMGNMFRAATSFNQNIGGWNTASVTGMASMLNGAAAFNQNIGSWNTASVISMASMFNAAASFNQNIGSWTLNSAVNMSAMLDNCGMDCESYSNTLNGWRTNNPSLTYRVLGASGLQYGTNALSTHLALVFSLGWSISGDASIYSDCRRFITRWDLSIGGDVSEIAFAVETSGTVNYSWEEVSPGMASGAGSSTGTTATISGLPAGAIISLRIEPANFNRININNGTHKNRLVDVEQWGGVAWTSMENAFYGCSNLQISSTDVPNLSGVTNMDYMFTRCTILNGPSNINSWNTSTVNSMERTFYFASAFNQNIGNWNTAAVTSMLWMFTRAEAFNQDIGGWNTGLVTNMQYMFRYAISFNQNISGWNTANVSDVLAMFENATAFNQPIGSWDIGNMVSMTSMFRNATAFNQDLSGWNTAGVISFGTMFEGASSFNQNLGSWILNPSVSASMGDMLTDCGMDCENYSKTLIGWLANNPTVTGRYLSSTNLEYGTNAVAARHALTTTQGWTITGDVASGVSCDPDLFVTKWDLSIGGDVSEIAFDVETSGTVNYSWHELSPGSASGIGSFSGTTATISGLPSGAIIRVHIEAANFNRININNGTHKNRLVDVEQWGGVAWTSMENAFNGCSNLDITATDVPDLSALTQMSSMFEQCTALNAPSNIATWNTADVTHMNSMFNGASSFNQDISGWNTADVIFLNGMFFNASSFNQNLGSWILTTDVSMADMLSNCGMNCENYSTTLIGWQANNPTVTGRSLGAALLTYNSDGEVARDALVSSQGWEFEDGGLGYTTGTDVQTACGSYTWMDGNEYTASNNTATYSIVGGSSTGCDSIITLNLTISLGTTWYADTDSDGFGDALSTQVACTQPSGYVANDTDCDDTNWLLWSSCYQWTGAVSTDWNDGGNWSGGNVPTAADDITITSIPSSQPHVTSTAASPAACANLIINGLALLTVDAGKALTVNGNMVLTGDILVKADETGIGSLITYGNKAGNGFCKMEQYLTGSNNAGTPNGVFYYVTPPVTSAQASVYDLASGNKLWAANESSQSYPQITDGFNVLDAGRGYVVRMGDISTITYSANAFNTGDVEIGALTRTGTTATNRGYNLVGNPYPSSVNWSNVDTTNLYGSIWYRTHTSNDVMTYDTYNAVADLGTSNNFNGTNATGIIPPAQAFWVRVKNDNSTASVNFTNAMRSHGTLSGIYKQAAEDGTVRMTLSDGTTSDETILLFNENASDDFDAYDSHKFWATASLSQIYMNEAVDTLAINGLYSTQTNPIVELGVKLPSAGSYTLNATSITLNEDVYLEDRMLGIFQDLNLEPSYAFSSSVGGNIPTRFALHFGMAITGIEDGVEANSHVYTSSGSQLNVILSENIENGNVQVLDMAGRIILTANLTSSRTTLDMNASTGVYLVRVETEKGTYTHRVILN; the protein is encoded by the coding sequence ATGAAAAACCTCCTTACCATCTTACTTGTTTTACTTGGCAGCACCGCGTTTGCACAAGACGGAACATTGGATACCACCTTTGATGCAGGAACTGGGTCTTTGTATCCGCCTTCTTCCACTAACGCAGTGGAGTGCGCTGAACTACAGGCTGATGGCAAAGTCATCGTTGGGGGCTATTTTTCCTCCTTTAATGGAAAAGCCGTAAGGCACGTGGCGCGCCTAAATGATGATGGTGCTGTTGATACCACTTTCTATGCATCTATTGCCGGTGTTAATACTGTTTATGATGTTGCCATTCAAGCCGATGGATATGTTATTGTGGGAGGAACTTTCAGCTCTATTGAAGGAAGGTCGAGGAACGGAATAGCCCGACTCAAAATAGATGGCTCGTTGGATACCCTCTTTAATCCGGGATCAGGGTTCAATGGGCCAGTGAGATCAATGGCAATACAGTCTGATGGTAAGATCATTGTCGGTGGAGCTTTCACTTCGTTTAATGGAATACCTGTTGGGAACATTGCACGTCTTAATGCAAATGGTTCGTTAGATGCACCTTTTGTCACGGGCACAGGCTTCGGTTCTTACATCCGAACCATCACTTTACAAGCTGATGGTAAGATCATTTGCGGAGGGATCTTTACGTCCTATAACGGAACAGCTGCACCTAAAATAGCCCGACTGAACACGGATGGTTCGTTTGATTCAAGTTTTGATGTTGGTACCGGATTTCAAAGTGGCACAGGTAGTCAAATAACAGCAACGGCTTTGCAGTCGGATGGCAAGATCATCGTTATCGGAGGGTTTTCCATTTTCAATGGAGTAAATGCAGGGAGTATCGTCCGACTGAATACAGATGGATCGGTAGATGCCTCGTTCAACGTAGGGGGGATAGGAAGCGCTGGAAGTAATCTTCAAATTGCCGCCATACAAGCAGATGATAAGATCATTATTGGAGGCATGCTTTCCTCCTATAATGGAACGCCTGTAAGCAGAATAGCCCGCCTTTATGCAGACGGTAGCTTAGACGCCACCTTTGATCAGGGAACAGGATTTAATAGCCAAACTTTTGCCCTTTGTGTACAGCCTGACGGCAAGATCATTGCTGCGGGTTCTTTTTCATCCTACAATGGCGTGTCTAAGAATGCCGTTGTGAGGTTGAATGTGGAAAATAGCTTCGTTACCCGTTGGGATCTATCGATCGGTGGCGCAGCTACTGATCTTAGCTTTTTCGCCACCACAAGCGGAACGGTAAGTTATTTTTGGGAAGAGCTTTCTCCTGGCAATGCCACAGGAAGCGGCACCTTCAGTGGTGATGCTACGATAAGTGGTCTACCTTCTGGTTCCATTATCAGATTGAGCATTGCTCCAGCAAATCTCAACAGTTTCTCCCTTAATAATCTGGCATCCCATCGCAACCGTTTGGTAGATGTGGAACAATGGGGCGACATGCAATGGACGTCTGCACAGTCGGCATTCTATGGTTGTGCTAATTTGCAGATATCTGCCACAGATGTGCCCGACCTTTCTGCAGTTACCGACATGAGCCAGATGTTCCGTGGCTGCACAATACTTAACGGACCAGCCAATATCAGCACTTGGAATACAGCTTCTGTAACAACCATGAGAGGCCTATTCTATTCAGCAGCGGCATTTAACCAGCCTATTGGTAGCTGGAATATGGCTTCAGTTACAGACCTATATGAAATGTTCAGAAGCGCTACGGCCTTCAATCAAGCCATTGGGACGTGGAATACAGTTTCGGCCGAAACCATGACCAGGATGTTCTGGGGTGCTACCTCTTTCAACCAACCAATTGGAACTTGGACCACCACCAATGTGACCGATATGGGAAATATGTTCAGAGCCGCCACATCCTTCAATCAGAATATTGGTGGATGGAATACGGCTTCTGTCACTGGCATGGCATCTATGCTAAACGGTGCCGCGGCATTCAACCAGAATATCGGAAGTTGGAACACGGCTTCGGTTATCAGCATGGCGTCCATGTTTAATGCGGCTGCATCATTCAACCAGAACATCGGTTCGTGGACATTGAATTCTGCTGTAAACATGAGCGCTATGCTCGATAACTGCGGCATGGATTGCGAAAGTTATTCCAATACGCTCAACGGCTGGAGGACCAACAATCCAAGCTTGACCTATCGTGTTCTTGGGGCCTCGGGGTTGCAATATGGTACCAATGCGCTGTCAACACACTTGGCATTGGTTTTCTCACTGGGCTGGAGCATAAGCGGTGATGCCTCCATTTATTCTGACTGTCGAAGGTTCATTACCCGCTGGGACCTTTCCATTGGTGGAGACGTTTCTGAAATTGCCTTTGCGGTGGAAACAAGCGGCACGGTAAACTATTCGTGGGAGGAAGTATCGCCCGGCATGGCTTCAGGTGCTGGAAGCTCCACTGGCACCACAGCCACCATCAGCGGACTTCCAGCAGGAGCCATCATCAGCTTGCGTATTGAACCTGCAAATTTCAATCGAATCAATATAAACAATGGCACCCACAAGAACAGACTGGTAGATGTGGAGCAGTGGGGGGGCGTAGCATGGACTTCGATGGAGAATGCTTTTTATGGCTGTTCCAATCTGCAGATATCTTCAACGGATGTTCCCAATTTATCTGGGGTAACCAACATGGACTATATGTTTACAAGGTGCACGATCCTTAACGGGCCATCCAATATTAACAGTTGGAATACCAGTACTGTCAATTCTATGGAGCGCACGTTTTATTTTGCTTCTGCATTCAATCAAAACATTGGCAATTGGAATACCGCAGCAGTAACCAGCATGTTGTGGATGTTCACTCGGGCAGAGGCATTCAATCAAGATATTGGAGGTTGGAATACTGGCTTGGTTACAAACATGCAGTATATGTTCCGTTACGCTATTTCATTCAATCAGAATATCAGTGGTTGGAACACGGCCAATGTATCGGACGTGCTGGCCATGTTTGAAAATGCCACTGCATTCAACCAACCGATAGGAAGTTGGGACATCGGCAATATGGTTAGTATGACCAGCATGTTTAGGAATGCTACCGCCTTCAATCAGGATTTGAGTGGCTGGAACACAGCAGGCGTAATTTCTTTTGGTACTATGTTCGAAGGCGCTAGTTCTTTCAACCAGAACCTCGGCTCATGGATATTGAATCCCAGCGTCAGTGCCTCCATGGGCGATATGCTTACTGACTGTGGCATGGACTGCGAAAACTATTCTAAAACGCTCATAGGTTGGCTGGCCAATAATCCAACGGTGACAGGTCGCTACCTCAGTAGCACCAACCTCGAATACGGCACCAACGCAGTGGCAGCCCGCCATGCGCTCACAACCACGCAGGGCTGGACCATAACTGGGGATGTTGCCAGTGGTGTGTCATGCGATCCAGATCTGTTCGTTACCAAGTGGGATCTTTCCATTGGTGGAGATGTTTCTGAAATTGCATTTGATGTGGAAACAAGCGGCACGGTAAACTATTCATGGCACGAATTATCTCCGGGCTCAGCCTCGGGTATTGGAAGCTTTAGTGGCACCACAGCCACCATCAGCGGACTTCCATCAGGAGCCATCATCAGAGTGCATATTGAAGCTGCAAATTTCAATCGAATCAATATAAACAATGGCACCCACAAGAACAGACTGGTAGATGTGGAGCAGTGGGGGGGCGTAGCATGGACTTCGATGGAGAATGCTTTTAATGGCTGTTCCAACCTCGACATCACCGCCACCGATGTGCCGGATCTATCTGCTCTTACTCAGATGTCATCCATGTTCGAGCAATGCACTGCCCTCAATGCTCCTAGTAACATAGCTACTTGGAATACCGCTGATGTTACCCACATGAATTCGATGTTCAACGGGGCAAGTTCATTCAATCAGGATATAAGTGGATGGAATACAGCTGACGTCATATTTTTGAATGGAATGTTCTTCAATGCGAGTTCGTTCAATCAGAACTTAGGTTCATGGATATTAACAACCGATGTGAGTATGGCAGATATGCTGAGCAATTGCGGCATGAACTGCGAAAACTATTCGACCACGCTTATTGGTTGGCAAGCAAATAATCCAACGGTAACAGGTCGCAGCCTTGGCGCAGCGCTTCTGACCTACAACAGTGATGGAGAAGTGGCACGCGATGCGCTTGTCTCATCACAAGGCTGGGAATTTGAAGATGGTGGACTAGGCTACACAACGGGAACCGATGTTCAAACAGCCTGCGGAAGCTACACGTGGATGGATGGAAACGAATACACGGCAAGCAATAACACCGCCACTTATAGCATAGTTGGAGGTTCGTCCACTGGCTGCGACAGTATTATAACCCTGAACTTGACCATCAGTCTAGGAACCACGTGGTATGCCGATACGGATTCGGATGGTTTTGGAGACGCCCTCAGCACGCAGGTTGCTTGCACGCAGCCTTCTGGCTACGTGGCTAATGACACAGACTGTGACGACACGAACTGGCTCCTGTGGTCATCCTGCTACCAATGGACTGGCGCAGTGAGCACAGATTGGAACGATGGCGGCAACTGGAGTGGAGGAAACGTGCCTACTGCCGCAGACGATATCACCATCACATCCATACCTAGCAGTCAACCTCACGTAACCAGCACTGCAGCATCCCCTGCTGCTTGCGCCAACCTGATCATTAATGGTCTTGCCTTACTAACAGTTGATGCCGGCAAGGCACTCACCGTCAATGGCAATATGGTACTGACTGGAGACATCCTTGTGAAAGCGGATGAGACCGGAATCGGTTCGCTCATCACCTACGGAAACAAAGCGGGCAACGGCTTCTGCAAAATGGAGCAATACCTCACAGGTTCAAACAATGCTGGAACACCCAATGGCGTGTTCTATTACGTCACCCCGCCTGTTACTTCGGCACAGGCATCTGTTTACGACCTGGCCAGCGGCAACAAACTATGGGCCGCTAATGAAAGCTCGCAAAGCTACCCGCAGATTACGGATGGGTTCAACGTGCTTGATGCTGGAAGAGGATACGTGGTTCGCATGGGCGATATAAGCACCATTACCTATAGCGCAAACGCCTTCAATACAGGCGATGTAGAGATAGGAGCACTTACGCGCACTGGAACAACAGCAACCAACCGTGGCTACAATCTGGTGGGCAATCCGTATCCAAGTTCGGTTAACTGGAGCAATGTGGATACCACCAATCTCTACGGCTCCATTTGGTACAGAACGCATACGTCTAACGATGTAATGACATACGACACCTACAATGCCGTTGCGGATCTGGGAACTTCAAACAATTTCAACGGAACAAATGCCACAGGTATCATACCACCTGCACAGGCATTTTGGGTTCGGGTGAAAAATGACAACAGCACCGCTTCGGTCAACTTTACCAACGCTATGCGAAGCCACGGAACACTTTCTGGCATCTACAAGCAAGCGGCAGAAGATGGAACAGTGAGAATGACCTTGAGTGATGGAACAACTTCGGATGAGACCATTCTTCTTTTCAATGAGAATGCTTCGGATGATTTTGATGCCTACGACAGCCATAAATTCTGGGCAACGGCAAGTTTGTCGCAGATATACATGAACGAAGCGGTAGACACCCTTGCCATTAACGGACTTTATAGCACGCAGACGAACCCGATTGTTGAATTGGGAGTGAAACTACCATCAGCCGGAAGCTACACCCTCAACGCAACGAGCATCACGTTAAATGAGGATGTGTACTTGGAAGACCGAATGCTCGGTATCTTCCAAGACTTGAATCTGGAACCAAGCTATGCGTTCAGTTCATCTGTTGGTGGAAATATCCCAACGCGCTTTGCACTTCACTTCGGCATGGCCATTACTGGAATTGAAGATGGAGTAGAAGCAAACTCACACGTGTACACATCCAGTGGAAGCCAGTTGAACGTCATCCTATCTGAGAACATCGAGAACGGAAACGTACAGGTGTTAGATATGGCAGGGCGAATCATTCTCACTGCGAACCTCACTTCATCGAGAACCACCTTGGATATGAATGCCTCAACAGGTGTTTATCTCGTGCGAGTGGAGACTGAAAAAGGAACATATACACATCGCGTAATACTTAACTAG